In Marivirga salinae, a single window of DNA contains:
- a CDS encoding transposase gives MKKSVILIIHAFCIMPSHLHLIISSKDSNESLGGVMRDFKKLSNKRILEQISNINESRKEWLLRAFQNAG, from the coding sequence ATCAAGAAAAGCGTAATTTTAATCATTCATGCATTTTGTATTATGCCGAGCCATCTACATTTAATTATAAGTTCAAAAGATTCGAATGAAAGCCTAGGCGGTGTCATGAGAGATTTCAAGAAATTAAGTAACAAAAGAATACTTGAGCAAATTAGTAATATAAATGAAAGTAGAAAAGAATGGCTATTAAGGGCTTTTCAAAATGCAGGATAA
- a CDS encoding alpha-amylase, protein MKRIIAQLFNGLLLMAIIASCSDDTKLEEQRKHSNKKATDPFSDVTRTDENINERNPGPGGGIIMQAFYWDVPAGGTWYQTIESKISDWDAAGVSAIWLPPVSKAMNGPNSMGYDPFDYFDFGDYDQQGSVETRFGSRTELESLINTAHQYDIEVYADIVLNHNSGGDLEANPFTGTDTYTDYNPASGKFYRSASDFHPNAVVGSDEGVFGGFPDLSHSTSYVQDWLWNRSDGVGKYYRDELGFDGWRFDYVKGFGGWVVREWMNNVGGFAVGEYWDGNAQLLQDWVNSTNRTASAFDFACYYRMDEAFDGNDLTKLQGDMLWKRDAAKAVTFVTNHDTDEIWDKMHAYAYIFTHEGYPTLFYQDYEEWLDQDKLDNLMWIHRNLATGGTDILYADNDEYVARRNGNPGIVVYLNDSNQWLERWVPTNWGNSVIKDYTGNSNWEPTTQNDQWVKIQCPPNSYTVWSLK, encoded by the coding sequence ATGAAACGAATTATTGCACAACTATTTAACGGATTATTGCTGATGGCAATAATTGCATCATGTTCAGATGATACAAAGCTGGAAGAACAGCGAAAACACTCTAACAAAAAAGCCACTGACCCATTTTCGGACGTCACACGCACTGATGAGAATATCAATGAAAGAAACCCAGGGCCTGGTGGCGGAATTATCATGCAAGCCTTTTACTGGGATGTACCGGCTGGCGGAACTTGGTATCAAACTATTGAAAGCAAAATTTCTGATTGGGATGCTGCTGGTGTGAGCGCCATTTGGCTCCCTCCTGTTTCCAAAGCTATGAATGGCCCAAATTCCATGGGATATGATCCTTTTGATTACTTTGACTTTGGGGATTATGACCAGCAAGGTTCAGTTGAAACCCGCTTTGGTTCTCGAACAGAACTCGAAAGCTTAATCAATACTGCCCACCAGTATGATATTGAGGTTTATGCAGATATAGTATTGAACCACAATAGTGGTGGTGATTTAGAAGCTAACCCTTTTACTGGTACAGATACTTATACTGATTACAATCCTGCATCCGGTAAGTTTTATAGATCAGCCAGTGACTTCCATCCTAATGCCGTGGTAGGCAGTGATGAAGGTGTATTCGGAGGATTCCCCGATTTAAGTCATTCAACTTCCTATGTGCAAGATTGGCTATGGAACCGAAGTGATGGTGTAGGGAAATACTATAGGGATGAATTAGGTTTCGATGGCTGGAGATTTGACTATGTAAAAGGTTTTGGCGGCTGGGTAGTACGAGAATGGATGAATAATGTGGGAGGTTTTGCCGTAGGTGAATATTGGGATGGAAACGCTCAGCTCCTTCAAGATTGGGTCAACAGCACTAATAGAACCGCTTCTGCTTTCGACTTCGCATGCTACTACAGAATGGATGAAGCTTTTGATGGAAACGATTTAACTAAACTGCAAGGCGATATGCTTTGGAAAAGAGATGCTGCTAAAGCTGTAACATTCGTGACCAATCATGATACGGATGAAATATGGGACAAAATGCATGCTTATGCTTATATTTTCACACATGAAGGCTATCCTACCCTATTCTATCAGGATTATGAAGAATGGTTAGATCAAGATAAGTTGGATAACTTAATGTGGATTCATCGAAATTTGGCCACTGGGGGAACCGATATTTTGTATGCCGATAATGACGAATATGTAGCCAGAAGAAATGGAAACCCTGGCATTGTGGTTTACCTAAATGATTCTAATCAATGGCTGGAAAGATGGGTACCAACAAACTGGGGCAACTCAGTCATCAAAGATTACACAGGAAATTCAAACTGGGAACCCACCACTCAAAATGACCAATGGGTAAAAATCCAATGCCCTCCTAACAGCTATACCGTTTGGTCATTGAAATAA